The sequence GGAATTTCTCTCTGTTCTCTTTTGTTAGAGGATCATCTTCATATTTCTCTGAATCTTGAATCTCTAATCGCAATCCTTCAATGCAATAATTTCTTGTGTCTGGTTCTTCAATCAGGTTGCATAGTTCTTTTCCCTTTTCAAAATCATGGCTTGTGAAAAACGCAAGTGTTGTTCCAGTAGACATGCTGCATTCTACGTAATCATTTTTTTCAAGTTGCTTTGCATTACAAAGATTAGAAATCACATCCTTAGATATTCCGTCTCTTGTAAAGACATTATCCGTATATTGCATCATAACACCTTTCACACATAAGATATCTTGATAAAACGACAAATCGTCACATGATTCTAATGAAGAGTTTAGATCATCTCCAAAATAATGAACAAACCCGTGTCCCAAACCATGAATGCAGTCCTGGTAGTTTGAAGAACCTATCAAATCATCACATATTGTTTGATATGAATTTGGAAAAGATGCTTCAGATTCGCCAATATTGTGGAAATAAGATGCTAATACTCCATGAAAGTAGCCTCCTCTACACATAGTACCATCCATTCCTTGCAGGCTTTTTGTTACATCTCTAGTCTCATCGTATGCAACATGACCTATCTCATGAGATATAAAATGACAGTCATCTACCGTACCAATTTTCGATAGTGCTATTGACAATTCTAGTGCATCCAAGTTATTTTTCTCACTCTTTACAAGTTTACCAAAAAACTGTGAATAGCAAACAAGACGTGATGTACTATCATCCATATATGCACATGTGTCTATGTCTTGAAGATATTTTGTAGCCAATATTTCTGAAGATAGTAAGGGGTTAGAATCATCAACATCCAAAATTCCATCATTGTCGTCATCCGTGTCTTTGTTTGAACCCACTCCATCAAAATCAAAATCAGCCCAATCTAGGTGATCTGTGTCAAATTGATCAAGATAATCTGATGCCATGTCATTGTCATCATTAGTATCACACTCATCACCCACTCCATCAAAATCAAAATCAGATTGATCCGAATTTACGTTTAAAGGACAATTATCAATAGAATCCATTACTCTGTCTTTATCAGTATCCGCAAATGTTGCAAATTCTGATAACAAAAAAGATACGCCAAGGGTAATTCCTACCAAAACAAGCAGGAATTTAATTTTCTTATCAACCGCAAAAGCTACCATTGGAGATGATTCGGTATGGCATTCCCTATATTTTAAATCATATGATAAAACTACTTTCTAGATATCATCTATAAACAAGAAATCATGTATCTCCTATGATAGTTGAAGTACACGATACAAGTCATTTTCTTTATGATAATCTGACAGAACTTTGGCAAATCATATATCCAGAAAAAGTTTGAAATAATCATGAAAGCTCTAGTATATGACGAGTATACCGCAGATGACGACTTTTCCAAAATCTTAAAAATTAAAGATCTCCCCTTACCTAAACCAAAATCTAATGAAGTAATTTTCAAAGTAAACGCAGCAGCATTAAACTATGATGATATTTGGGGAATGAGGGGAAAACCATTAGCTATCCCATTACCTCACATTTCTGGAACAGATGCTGCAGGTGAAGTAATTGAAGTAGGTAAGGATGTAAAAAACATCAAAGTCGGTGATAGAGTAGTCTCTCATGGAAATATGTCATGCAGAGTTTGCAAAGCATGTACTGATGGGCGAGAATATGATTGCAGAAAGCGAGCAATATGGGGTTTTGAAACAGGTCCACTTTGGGGTGGCTACTGTGAATATACTCATCTTCCAGAAGTAAATGTTGTAAAAATCCCTGACGGTGTTTCATATGATGAGGCAGCAGCTGCTTCAATGACTTTGTTAACATCATGGCATATGTTGGTGGGAAGGGCAAAAATTCAACCAGGACAGATTGTTTTGATTATGGGTGGAAGTTCAGGTGTTGGAAACTATGGAATCCAAATTGCAAAACTTTTTGGATGTACTGTAATTGCTACTGCCAGTCCTGACAAATTGGATAAACTATTGGAACTAGGAGCCGATTTTGCAGTAGATCATAGAAAAGAAGACTGGCATAAAGAAGTTAGATCAATTGCAAAAAAAATTCCAAAACAATATGGGGATGTTTCTGGAGTTGATGTGATTTTTGAGCATATTGGCGGTACTCATTGGAACAAAGAACTCACCCTGTTAAATTATGGTGGAACCATTGTCACCACTGGCGCAACCACAGGCTATGATGCAAAAACTGATCTTCGTCATATTTTCTTTAAGGGAATTAACATTTTAGGCTCTACTCAAGGAACTAGATCTGAATTAGAACAAGGTCTCTACTGGATGTCACAAGGAAAAATAAAATCTGTAATTGATTCGGTATTTCCATTGGAAGAAGCCGCAGAAGCTCACAGAAAGATGCTTACAGGTAAAGGACTATTTGGAAAAATCATTATGAGACCAAATTCTGATTAATAATGACTGATCCTAAAATAGATTCAATCTTAGATGAAGGTAATAGATTATTTTTACAAGGAAAACTAAAAGAAGCAATTATCTACTATGATGAAATTTTAAATGAAAATCCTTTGCATCTTAGCTCTCTTAACAATAAGGGATATGCTCTGAGCAAACTCAAGGATTATGAAAATGCTATGAAGTGTTATGATGCTGCATTACAAATATTCCCTGATGATCTTTCAGTCTTGATTAACAAAGTTTCATCATTTCGTAAACTGGGAAATTTTTCCAAAGCTCTATCACTTTGTGATGAAATTCTAAAAAATAATCCAAATTATAACATTGCATTATACCATAAAGAACGAATTTTATTCTCTATGGGAAAATTTGATGAGTCTATTTTATGTTGCAATAGTATATTGAATGATTATCCTAATAATGGTGATGTCTTGTTTGATAAATCCTGTAATCTTGCAATGCTTTCCAAAATAGATGAAGCACTTGATATGCTTGAGTATGCAATATCTCAAGGATTGCAATACAAAATCAAGGCTAAAAAATCCAAATCCTTTGAAAAATTATTTGATAATTCTAGATTCAACAGTATGGTAATGTGATTACAACCAATGTGGGATCTCTAGATATTCTTCAATGCTTTCGTTTCGTAAAATTTTAAGAAGCGCATTTGCTTGTGGTGAAGATAAAACTGGTTTGTCAAACTGATTATCCGTAGAGATTCTCGGGCATGCCACTTGAACAAAAGCATCTATTCCTTTAAGATTTTGTAATCTATCATTAGTAATATCTGTCAAACCAAATAACTGAACTTTCTTGCCTTCTTTCTCTAGCTCTTTTTTGATCTTTAAAGCAAACACTTTGGATAACTGTCCTTCTTTGAGTCCCACAATTACCCCAAATGTCTTTGCTTCAGCTGCTTTGTATATTGCAAGAGTTGCTTTCTTTTTTAATTTTTGAGCAAATTCGGTAATTTCTCTTACTTCATTAAAGTAAGGATCTAAAATGTATGTTGGTAAATTAGTTGATAGTGCAATTCCTGCTGCATGAAAATTACTTTGTCCTAAAAACACATAGGCATCAACTTCTTTTTTTAGTTCTGATGCAGGGTAAAACTCACAACCAAACACTTGACCGTCATTTAGTTGCCCCTTGCCTTTTCCGATTTTTACTTTGATTCCATTTTCTGTTAAAATTTTTTCAACTTTGTCTACTTGATGTAAGTGTTGGCTGTCTGTGACCAATGAAATAGTTTTTCCTTTTAATATTTCTGGGCATTTTTTTGCAACGCTGTCAAACTCTACATCATCATACGCGTCAATTAAAACAAGATTTTTTTCTAATGATTCAGTGTTAATTGTGTGTCCTATGTTGAATTGGATTTCTGCTCCAAGCACTTTGGAACCATTTGTATTGAGATCACATGTCCCCCATGTGGTATCTGCTAAAACATAAGCTGGAATTCCAAATTTCTCTGATATTTTCATGGCAGTTTCTTGAACCTGAGGCAAAATTCCATCCGGACCATTTAATGAAACTGAAGATGGATTTTTCTTCTCAATTTCTTTGAAAATTCTTTCTTCATCTATTATGATCAATTCAGCTTGGAATCTGACTTTATTAATTTAAATCAACTGAACCATCCAACAACTAAAAATGCCTTAATTATCAAAGTGAAATGTGGAAAAAGAAACCATTCTAAATATTGGGTTTGATGACACTGATTCACCCCAAGGAATGTGTACTACGTTTCTAGCCTACAAAATTGTTGATTTACTCAAAAAACAAAAAACTGAATTTCTTGATTTTCCAAGATTAATACGATTTAATCCTAACATTCCTTGGAAAACTAGAGGCAATGGAGCAGTTTCTATGAAAATTAAGACAAAAAACCCATCCAATGTTAAAAGCCAAGTCAAAAATCTTGTTTCAAAATATTCTGATGTTAAAAATGGTGCCAATCCTGGCTTGGTATTTTTTGAAAGTGAAACAATTCCATCTGATTTTATTGATTTCAGCAACTTGGCTTTGTGGAGATTAATTAATAGAAACAATGCAAAAAAATTTGCTAAAAAAAATCATCTTGAATTTTTTTACAAAGGAAACGGTCAAGGATTGGTTGGTGCAATTGGTGCAATCGGATATGATTTTCATGATCATACATTAGAGCTTTTGAGCTATCGCAAAAGATCCAAATTTGGAAAAGAAAGAAAAATTTCTCCAGACAGTGTAAAGATTATGCAGGAAAAAACTTTGCCAAATACATTTAACAGTTTTGATACGAAGAAAGGACGAGTTTTGATTACGCCACATGGACCCGATCCTGTTTTTTATGGTGTTAGAGGAGAAAATGTTGATTCACTTCTTTATGCCACTAAGATTCTAAAAAGTGAGGAAAAATTAGACGGGTACATGATATTCAAATCTAATCAAGGAACTGGAGATCATCTAAAAAATGAATTGACTTTTGAGAACATGTCACCTTATGCTTCAGGAAAAATTACTGGAATGGTGTCAAATACCCCTAAAACTGTTAAAGGAGGACATGTATTTTTTAAAATTAATTCAAATGATCATGAACTTTGGTGTGCAGTTTACAAACCAACTGGAATTACTACTATTGCTTCAAACTTGATTAAAGGAGACAAAGTCTGTGTAGGTGGCGGAGTAAGAAAAGCCTCTAAAAACTTTCCACGCATAATTAATCTTGAATTTATTGATGTCATCCACCTTGAAAAAAAACTTGTAACATCAAACCCTCTTTGCAAAAAATGTAATAAAAAGATGAAATCTAAAGGAAAGAATCAAGGATTTCAGTGTATCCGATGCGGGAAAAAAGCTTTGAGTAAGACTAGCAATGAAGTTTCAAGAAAAATCCAAAAAAAATTGTATATTCCAAAAATGTCTGCCCATAGGCATCTTACAAGACCATCACAACGAGTGGGATTAATCAACAAATCCACAAAATTTGACGAATCTCAATTATGGTTTTGTGTTTATAGAAACTATAGCGGGGAGTAGATTTGAACTACTGAACTGCGGGTTATGAGCCCGCCGGGATGACCTAGCCCTAATTAGTCTGGCTTCCCCACCCCGCTGAACATAAAAGAAGTCCAGCCGTATATACGCTTTATTAAAATCTTGAAAGTAATTAATAGGATTTGAAAAGGTAATCTTTTTGTGGATAAAAAAATCCAAATCATTGCAATAGTTGGAGCTATAATATTTTCAGTATTGGTTTTAACGTCACCATCTGATCCTATACCTTTACCAAAACCAATTTCTAATTCTCAAAATGATTTTGTTGTTATTTTAGCTGAAAAACTTGACAAACCTCGTGCAATTGCAGTTTATGAAAATAGAATTTTTGTTACAGAAAAAGATGGATTAATTAGAGTAGTTCAAGATGGAAATCTGTTAGAATCACCACTGGCTGCATTTCGTCCAGCTAATGTGTTTGATGGAGGATTACTAGGAATTGCACTTCATCCAAATTTTCCAAATAATCATTTCCTCTATGTATTTTTAACATATGAAGAGGACGGAGAATTGTGGAATAAAATTATTCGAATAACTGAATCAGAAAACAAACTACAAGATGCTGAAACCATACTTGATAAAATCCCTGGCTCTTCATTTACAAATGGCGGTTTTATAAAATTTGGACCCGATGAAAAATTATACGTTGGCACTGGCACGATTTCTGATGCATCTCATCTTCCCCAGGATCTTAATTCTTTGTCTGGAAAAATATTAAGACTAAATGATGATGGAACAATTCCTGATGATAATCCGTTTTCAGATTCGCCAGTTTATTCCTTGGGACACAGAAATCCTCAAGGGATGACTTGGGATGATAAAGGAAATCTGTATGTATCTGAATTCGGACCTGAAAAAAATGATGAGATCAATATGATCAAAGCCGGAAAAAACTATGGATGGCCTGAGCAAGAATGCTCAGGTGATGTAAATTTTGAAGATGCCGTTCTTTGTTATGATCCAAGCATAGAGCCTGGTGGAATCCTGTTTTACACTGGAGATAAACTTGATTTTGAGTTTCCATTTATTATGGCATCTATGAGATCTGCCAATCTTTATCAGGTTGATTTTGAGGAAGGGTTGAGCTCACAAAAATCTATTCTTAGCGGAATTGGAAGAGTTCGCGATGTTGTAGAGGGCGATGATGGGAGTCTTTATGTAATTACTTCAAATACTGATGGAAAAGGTTTTCCAGATAGAACGGATGATAAATTGTTAAGGATACTAAAATAAAATGGCAGACTCGTCAATCTCAAAATTATTTGAAAAGTCAAGAAAAGAAAGACTGGACATCGTTGCAAATTTTGCAAATCTTTCTAATGATGAAATTAAAATTTTAGAAAATGAAAACGGTGGGATTTCATTTGATAAAGCAGATAAAATGGTTGAAAATGCTATTGGAACATTTTCATTGCCATTAGGTATTGCAACAAATTTCAAGATTAATGGCAAAGATTACATTATTCCAATGGTAATAGAAGAACCATCTGTAATTGCAGCAGCTTCCAAGGGAGCAAAAGTTGCACGAATTAAAGGTGGATTTGAAGTTTCAGCAATTGAATCATACAGTATTGGTCAAATACAAGTTTTAGATGTTGATATTCCAACAGCAATCAAGCAAATTGAAAATTCATCAGATGAAATTTTAAAATTAGCAAATTCCAAAAGTAACACGTTGTCTAAAATGGGAAAGGGCGCAAAAGAGATTTCATGTAAAGAAATTGATACACCATCTGGAAAAATGCTCATTGTTGAACTCTTAATTGATGTTGGAGATGCAATGGGTGCAAACGTTACAAATACGATGTGCGAAGCTGTTTCACCATTAATTGAAAATATTTCGGGAGGAAGAACATTGCTTCGTATTCTATCAAACTATTCTACTA comes from Nitrosopumilus sp. and encodes:
- a CDS encoding thrombospondin; its protein translation is MVAFAVDKKIKFLLVLVGITLGVSFLLSEFATFADTDKDRVMDSIDNCPLNVNSDQSDFDFDGVGDECDTNDDNDMASDYLDQFDTDHLDWADFDFDGVGSNKDTDDDNDGILDVDDSNPLLSSEILATKYLQDIDTCAYMDDSTSRLVCYSQFFGKLVKSEKNNLDALELSIALSKIGTVDDCHFISHEIGHVAYDETRDVTKSLQGMDGTMCRGGYFHGVLASYFHNIGESEASFPNSYQTICDDLIGSSNYQDCIHGLGHGFVHYFGDDLNSSLESCDDLSFYQDILCVKGVMMQYTDNVFTRDGISKDVISNLCNAKQLEKNDYVECSMSTGTTLAFFTSHDFEKGKELCNLIEEPDTRNYCIEGLRLEIQDSEKYEDDPLTKENREKFQPQFIKGTKTIDIRSPAVVSNFEFIPEIGMISFSIDKPQYVILYIPKEFVASKMLVTVNGQIPDQLESQNNVLDKDIAMIKFVPDEPGLVLITPFS
- a CDS encoding tetratricopeptide repeat protein, whose amino-acid sequence is MTDPKIDSILDEGNRLFLQGKLKEAIIYYDEILNENPLHLSSLNNKGYALSKLKDYENAMKCYDAALQIFPDDLSVLINKVSSFRKLGNFSKALSLCDEILKNNPNYNIALYHKERILFSMGKFDESILCCNSILNDYPNNGDVLFDKSCNLAMLSKIDEALDMLEYAISQGLQYKIKAKKSKSFEKLFDNSRFNSMVM
- a CDS encoding PQQ-dependent sugar dehydrogenase, whose translation is MDKKIQIIAIVGAIIFSVLVLTSPSDPIPLPKPISNSQNDFVVILAEKLDKPRAIAVYENRIFVTEKDGLIRVVQDGNLLESPLAAFRPANVFDGGLLGIALHPNFPNNHFLYVFLTYEEDGELWNKIIRITESENKLQDAETILDKIPGSSFTNGGFIKFGPDEKLYVGTGTISDASHLPQDLNSLSGKILRLNDDGTIPDDNPFSDSPVYSLGHRNPQGMTWDDKGNLYVSEFGPEKNDEINMIKAGKNYGWPEQECSGDVNFEDAVLCYDPSIEPGGILFYTGDKLDFEFPFIMASMRSANLYQVDFEEGLSSQKSILSGIGRVRDVVEGDDGSLYVITSNTDGKGFPDRTDDKLLRILK
- the dph2 gene encoding diphthamide biosynthesis enzyme Dph2, with protein sequence MIIIDEERIFKEIEKKNPSSVSLNGPDGILPQVQETAMKISEKFGIPAYVLADTTWGTCDLNTNGSKVLGAEIQFNIGHTINTESLEKNLVLIDAYDDVEFDSVAKKCPEILKGKTISLVTDSQHLHQVDKVEKILTENGIKVKIGKGKGQLNDGQVFGCEFYPASELKKEVDAYVFLGQSNFHAAGIALSTNLPTYILDPYFNEVREITEFAQKLKKKATLAIYKAAEAKTFGVIVGLKEGQLSKVFALKIKKELEKEGKKVQLFGLTDITNDRLQNLKGIDAFVQVACPRISTDNQFDKPVLSSPQANALLKILRNESIEEYLEIPHWL
- a CDS encoding hydroxymethylglutaryl-CoA reductase, degradative, which translates into the protein MADSSISKLFEKSRKERLDIVANFANLSNDEIKILENENGGISFDKADKMVENAIGTFSLPLGIATNFKINGKDYIIPMVIEEPSVIAAASKGAKVARIKGGFEVSAIESYSIGQIQVLDVDIPTAIKQIENSSDEILKLANSKSNTLSKMGKGAKEISCKEIDTPSGKMLIVELLIDVGDAMGANVTNTMCEAVSPLIENISGGRTLLRILSNYSTRRIAKARAIFEKDAVGGEEVVDNIILAYEFADNDVYRAVTHNKGIMNGIVAVANAVGQDSRAIEAAANAYAAESGRYRSLSKWSKDDEGNLIGTLEIPLSVGIVGGIANVHPVAKVCTKILGVSSAQELACIITATGLAQNYSAIRALSTEGIQKGHMRLHARNLAAAVGATTEQIDDIVQKMIQEKKISLDRAKELLEQI
- a CDS encoding zinc-binding dehydrogenase; the protein is MKALVYDEYTADDDFSKILKIKDLPLPKPKSNEVIFKVNAAALNYDDIWGMRGKPLAIPLPHISGTDAAGEVIEVGKDVKNIKVGDRVVSHGNMSCRVCKACTDGREYDCRKRAIWGFETGPLWGGYCEYTHLPEVNVVKIPDGVSYDEAAAASMTLLTSWHMLVGRAKIQPGQIVLIMGGSSGVGNYGIQIAKLFGCTVIATASPDKLDKLLELGADFAVDHRKEDWHKEVRSIAKKIPKQYGDVSGVDVIFEHIGGTHWNKELTLLNYGGTIVTTGATTGYDAKTDLRHIFFKGINILGSTQGTRSELEQGLYWMSQGKIKSVIDSVFPLEEAAEAHRKMLTGKGLFGKIIMRPNSD
- a CDS encoding tRNA(Ile)(2)-agmatinylcytidine synthase, whose product is MCTTFLAYKIVDLLKKQKTEFLDFPRLIRFNPNIPWKTRGNGAVSMKIKTKNPSNVKSQVKNLVSKYSDVKNGANPGLVFFESETIPSDFIDFSNLALWRLINRNNAKKFAKKNHLEFFYKGNGQGLVGAIGAIGYDFHDHTLELLSYRKRSKFGKERKISPDSVKIMQEKTLPNTFNSFDTKKGRVLITPHGPDPVFYGVRGENVDSLLYATKILKSEEKLDGYMIFKSNQGTGDHLKNELTFENMSPYASGKITGMVSNTPKTVKGGHVFFKINSNDHELWCAVYKPTGITTIASNLIKGDKVCVGGGVRKASKNFPRIINLEFIDVIHLEKKLVTSNPLCKKCNKKMKSKGKNQGFQCIRCGKKALSKTSNEVSRKIQKKLYIPKMSAHRHLTRPSQRVGLINKSTKFDESQLWFCVYRNYSGE